The Natrinema salifodinae genome includes a window with the following:
- a CDS encoding ABC transporter permease — protein sequence MSTEPDSAAEGIDWRSETSNVEMSRRDRLSELYEQKIRVPAIVAWSDGRTRLGILILSVYLFMALVDVLGLWRDPSPNQAERFLRPFENMQYPLGTTNSGVDLLALIIDSTPFILLMVLAGGVWATTLAVAVGTVSGYKGGTVDTVITAISDFFMAIPGLPLVIVLAIALSPENPLLLGVVLTINYWAGLGRSIRSQVLSIREASYIEASRTMGTSTPRIIIKDVLPNIMPYVMVNFVLAARYTIFASVGLYFIGVLPYSGQNWGVTLNNAYYQGGLFTMQAFHWLLVPIVAIVGLAFGLILLSQGMDRIFNPRVRTRLTGDSESVTEDTDTSTTEMI from the coding sequence ATGAGTACTGAACCGGACTCCGCCGCCGAGGGGATCGACTGGCGATCGGAGACGTCGAACGTCGAGATGAGTCGGCGCGACCGGCTGAGCGAACTGTACGAGCAGAAGATCCGCGTGCCCGCCATCGTCGCGTGGTCGGACGGACGGACCCGGCTCGGGATCCTCATCCTGAGCGTCTACCTCTTCATGGCGCTGGTAGACGTGCTCGGTCTCTGGCGCGATCCCAGTCCGAACCAGGCGGAACGGTTCCTCAGGCCGTTCGAGAACATGCAGTATCCGCTCGGGACGACCAATTCGGGGGTCGACCTGCTGGCCCTGATTATCGACTCGACGCCGTTTATCCTGCTGATGGTGCTCGCGGGCGGGGTGTGGGCGACCACCCTCGCGGTCGCGGTCGGCACCGTCTCGGGATACAAGGGCGGGACGGTCGACACCGTCATCACGGCGATCTCCGACTTCTTCATGGCGATTCCGGGGCTGCCGCTCGTTATCGTCTTGGCGATCGCACTCAGTCCGGAGAACCCGCTCCTTCTCGGGGTCGTCCTGACGATCAACTACTGGGCCGGCCTGGGCCGCTCGATACGGTCGCAGGTCCTCTCGATACGAGAAGCGAGCTACATCGAGGCGTCCCGAACGATGGGGACGAGTACGCCCCGCATCATCATCAAGGACGTGCTGCCGAACATCATGCCGTACGTGATGGTCAACTTCGTGCTCGCCGCGCGGTACACGATCTTCGCGTCCGTCGGCCTGTACTTCATCGGCGTGTTGCCCTATTCCGGGCAGAACTGGGGCGTCACGTTGAACAACGCGTATTATCAGGGCGGCCTGTTCACGATGCAGGCGTTCCACTGGCTCCTCGTTCCGATCGTCGCCATCGTCGGGTTAGCCTTCGGGCTCATCCTGTTGAGCCAGGGGATGGACCGGATCTTCAATCCACGAGTCCGGACCCGACTCACCGGCGACTCCGAGTCCGTAACGGAGGACACAGACACGTCGACGACGGAGATGATATAA
- a CDS encoding ABC transporter substrate-binding protein — translation MVTIAGASGVAALAGCVGGSGTDDGTFVNAYTGNPADLHFNTSAIQNYRWPAGRSVFAPFMKYSFTENEFLLGALDDLEIEDEEVTLTFRDDLAWDDGDGWTTEDLDVQLQLAEKTGSSLWGYLDDYEIVDDKTVRLLLSGPTNPQIIKFELTNFLVDTKAETHEQWLDADESEFLRWEWDDPVASGMFSFVSKDRQAFEFEPNPEFYNADDVDIETFLIESYGGNTAQHQALMSGTEADAAPSLFAPPEIVDQFPDHVVEVQIPAKWGYGIVFNHDDPHFGQREVRQAVAHVINREAIVENAGPRSKFVTPTPCGIAPRDQEYWLGDWYDDFETYGAGSGQTEEAADLLRDAGYTREDGTWRDADGNAIGGEYYSPAGWTDWTTMSQTVVTQLNEFGFDFSVSTKPTNDWFSQYSDSNFSMGSLYWLPGGSRSSFPYFPLRYQLWEEEIGGGHNYRSKADSEQTIPDRDGGELTLNPLEVTEEIARQPNDEEARPYVQQAAWHSHIELPFLGLVSKYEQSWVTDDEWTVADEDSPNRRVKWPQFWWVHEGELQPRS, via the coding sequence ATGGTGACGATAGCAGGGGCGTCCGGTGTGGCCGCGCTCGCCGGCTGCGTCGGCGGCAGCGGGACGGACGACGGCACGTTCGTCAACGCGTACACCGGAAATCCCGCCGATCTCCACTTCAATACCTCGGCGATCCAGAACTACAGGTGGCCCGCGGGCCGATCGGTGTTCGCTCCGTTCATGAAGTACTCGTTTACCGAAAACGAGTTCCTGCTCGGAGCGCTCGACGACCTGGAAATCGAGGACGAGGAAGTCACGCTCACCTTCCGCGACGACCTGGCGTGGGACGACGGCGACGGGTGGACGACCGAGGACCTCGACGTCCAACTCCAACTCGCGGAGAAGACCGGCAGCTCGCTATGGGGCTATCTCGACGACTACGAGATCGTCGACGACAAGACCGTTCGCCTGCTCCTCTCGGGACCGACGAACCCCCAAATCATCAAGTTCGAACTCACGAACTTCCTCGTGGATACAAAAGCGGAGACCCACGAGCAGTGGCTGGACGCGGACGAGTCGGAGTTCCTCCGGTGGGAGTGGGACGACCCCGTCGCCAGCGGCATGTTCTCGTTCGTGAGCAAGGACCGCCAGGCGTTCGAGTTCGAACCTAACCCCGAGTTCTACAACGCCGACGACGTCGATATCGAGACGTTCCTGATCGAGAGCTACGGCGGGAACACCGCACAGCACCAGGCGTTGATGTCGGGGACGGAAGCCGACGCGGCGCCGAGCCTGTTCGCGCCGCCGGAGATCGTCGACCAGTTCCCGGACCACGTCGTCGAGGTCCAAATCCCGGCCAAGTGGGGCTACGGCATCGTGTTCAACCACGACGACCCGCACTTCGGACAGCGGGAAGTCCGACAGGCGGTCGCACACGTCATCAATCGCGAGGCGATCGTCGAGAACGCCGGTCCGCGATCGAAGTTCGTGACCCCGACACCCTGCGGTATCGCACCCCGCGATCAGGAGTACTGGCTCGGCGACTGGTACGACGACTTCGAAACCTACGGCGCCGGGTCCGGTCAGACGGAGGAGGCGGCCGACCTGCTCCGGGACGCCGGCTACACCCGGGAAGACGGCACGTGGCGGGACGCCGACGGGAACGCCATCGGCGGGGAGTACTACTCGCCCGCGGGCTGGACGGACTGGACGACCATGTCCCAGACCGTCGTCACCCAGCTGAACGAGTTCGGGTTCGACTTTTCGGTCAGCACGAAGCCGACGAACGACTGGTTCAGCCAGTACTCCGACAGCAACTTCTCGATGGGGAGCCTCTACTGGCTGCCCGGCGGCTCGCGGTCGTCGTTCCCGTACTTCCCCCTGCGCTACCAGCTGTGGGAGGAGGAAATCGGCGGCGGCCACAACTACCGATCGAAGGCGGACTCCGAACAGACGATTCCCGACAGGGACGGCGGGGAGCTGACGCTCAATCCGCTCGAGGTGACCGAGGAGATCGCAAGACAGCCCAACGACGAGGAGGCGCGGCCGTACGTCCAGCAAGCGGCGTGGCACAGCCACATCGAACTGCCGTTCCTCGGATTGGTATCCAAGTACGAGCAGTCCTGGGTGACCGACGACGAGTGGACGGTCGCGGACGAGGACAGCCCCAACCGACGGGTCAAGTGGCCGCAGTTCTGGTGGGTCCACGAGGGTGAACTGCAGCCCCGGAGCTAA
- a CDS encoding ABC transporter ATP-binding protein: MATDSSSGDRAVSRATVEDPIFEINDTSVTYDDGETRVLEDVNVSIERHEILGIVGESGSGKSMFASALLDAIPDPGVLTGDIRYHPKDGESIDLLALSDEERRRFRWEEVSMVFQGAMSSFNPTMKIGAHFEETLTAHDENVSDGLDFARELLENLYLEPERVLDAYPHELSGGMQQRALIALSMVLDPEVLVMDEPTAALDLLMQRSILTLLDDLQREYDLTIVFITHDLPLVASLADRMAIIYAFQFAEIGPRDEIIGNSAHPYTRALLNATPNIDAPLEEMQPIEGEGPAPVSVPSGCRFEPRCPLATEACRTTDPPLAPVDQGRADHRAACHHWETAREEIRLNFDETSDDFEPVSSADPSTSVVEARTERASETPLLSLDDVEVHFTEEQGLIERFTDDPTVVRAVDGISLDIHEQDLVCLLGESGCGKTTLGKTLIGLQRPTSGSIEYRGQNIWEAKAGDGEIPYDDVRSALQIIHQDPGSALNPNRRVVDILSESLRHTHPNIDRNERRQRMHSLLERIGMAPAEEFLDRYPHQLSGGEKQRVALARALLMNPDAILADEAISAVDVSLRIEIMDLMLELQSEFETSFLFVSHDLSNARYFAEHGDGRIAVMYLGEIVEIGSAERLIHDPRHPYTDVLRWATPDLDLDSMAAGDPPLRAVDVPDPVDPPSGCRFHTRCPVAREACREQRPALREIDDGDGKAACFREDPTHEYWDSEPLAGAVKQPEDIERD, translated from the coding sequence ATGGCTACCGATAGTTCATCCGGCGACCGAGCCGTCTCGCGAGCGACCGTCGAAGATCCGATCTTCGAAATCAACGACACGAGCGTCACCTACGACGACGGCGAAACGCGCGTCCTCGAGGACGTCAACGTCAGCATCGAGCGCCACGAGATCCTCGGCATCGTCGGCGAGAGCGGCAGCGGGAAGTCGATGTTCGCGTCCGCACTGCTCGATGCCATCCCGGATCCCGGCGTCCTCACCGGAGACATCCGATACCATCCGAAGGACGGAGAGTCGATCGACCTCCTGGCGTTGAGCGACGAGGAACGTCGACGGTTCCGCTGGGAGGAGGTGTCGATGGTGTTCCAGGGCGCGATGAGCTCGTTCAACCCGACGATGAAAATCGGAGCCCACTTCGAGGAGACGCTCACGGCCCACGACGAGAACGTCTCGGACGGGCTCGACTTCGCCCGCGAACTCCTCGAGAACCTCTATCTCGAGCCGGAGCGGGTGCTCGACGCGTACCCCCACGAGCTCTCCGGCGGGATGCAACAGCGGGCCCTGATCGCGTTGAGTATGGTCCTCGACCCGGAGGTCCTGGTGATGGACGAACCGACGGCCGCGCTCGACTTGCTGATGCAGCGGTCGATCCTGACGCTGCTCGACGACTTACAGCGCGAGTACGACCTGACGATCGTCTTCATCACCCACGACCTGCCGCTGGTCGCCTCGCTCGCCGATCGAATGGCCATCATCTACGCGTTCCAGTTCGCCGAGATCGGTCCGCGCGACGAGATCATCGGTAACTCCGCCCACCCGTACACCCGGGCGTTGTTGAACGCGACGCCGAATATCGATGCGCCCCTCGAGGAGATGCAGCCGATCGAAGGCGAAGGCCCCGCGCCCGTGAGCGTTCCATCCGGGTGCCGGTTCGAGCCGCGGTGTCCGCTCGCGACCGAAGCGTGTCGGACGACCGATCCGCCGTTAGCCCCGGTCGACCAGGGCCGCGCCGATCACCGGGCCGCGTGTCACCACTGGGAGACCGCCCGCGAGGAGATCCGGCTCAATTTCGACGAGACGAGCGACGACTTCGAGCCCGTCTCTTCCGCCGATCCGTCGACGTCTGTAGTCGAAGCGCGGACCGAACGGGCGAGCGAGACGCCGCTCCTGTCGCTCGACGACGTCGAGGTCCACTTCACCGAGGAGCAGGGACTGATCGAACGGTTCACCGACGACCCGACGGTCGTCCGCGCGGTTGACGGCATCTCGCTCGATATTCACGAGCAGGATCTCGTCTGTCTGCTCGGCGAGAGCGGCTGCGGCAAGACGACGCTGGGGAAGACGCTGATCGGCCTCCAGCGTCCGACCAGCGGCTCGATCGAGTATCGCGGACAGAATATCTGGGAGGCGAAAGCGGGCGACGGCGAAATTCCCTACGACGACGTTCGGTCGGCGCTCCAGATCATCCATCAGGATCCGGGGAGCGCGCTCAACCCCAACCGACGCGTCGTCGACATCCTCTCGGAGTCGCTCAGACACACCCATCCGAACATCGATCGGAACGAGCGCCGGCAGCGGATGCACTCGTTGCTCGAACGGATCGGCATGGCCCCGGCGGAGGAGTTCCTCGACCGGTACCCCCATCAGCTCTCGGGCGGGGAAAAACAGCGCGTCGCGCTCGCTCGCGCCCTGTTGATGAATCCGGACGCGATCCTCGCCGACGAGGCCATCAGCGCGGTCGACGTCTCGTTGCGCATCGAGATCATGGATCTGATGTTGGAGCTCCAGTCGGAGTTCGAAACCTCGTTCCTCTTCGTTTCCCACGACCTCTCGAACGCGCGCTACTTCGCCGAGCACGGCGACGGTCGCATCGCCGTCATGTACCTGGGCGAGATCGTGGAGATCGGCTCCGCCGAACGGCTCATCCACGATCCTCGCCATCCGTACACCGACGTGCTTCGATGGGCGACCCCGGATCTCGATCTCGATTCGATGGCGGCCGGTGACCCGCCGCTCAGAGCGGTTGACGTCCCGGACCCGGTCGATCCGCCGTCGGGCTGTCGGTTCCACACGCGCTGTCCCGTCGCCCGCGAGGCGTGCCGCGAGCAGCGTCCGGCCCTCCGGGAGATCGATGATGGAGACGGGAAGGCCGCGTGCTTCCGCGAGGACCCGACCCACGAGTACTGGGACAGCGAACCCTTAGCGGGGGCCGTCAAGCAGCCCGAAGACATCGAGCGGGACTGA
- a CDS encoding SDR family NAD(P)-dependent oxidoreductase has protein sequence MDTEPNAPVSVDGKTAVVIGGTRGIGRAIALGFAADGADVVATSRSRDAVADVAAELRERGAATAELTCDVTDTESIEALRDAAIETFGGVDVLVNSAGAVATSAVTELSDEEWQRDIDVCLTGVFRACRAFGRAMSEGSIINISSMSADQAREERAAYCAAKSGVNGLTRAVAADLAPDIRVNAIAPGFVKTEMAGPKLDDGTAFRETVDERTPMERVATPDEIAGTAVYLASDAASFTTGEIITVDGGYDDSAQ, from the coding sequence ATGGATACCGAACCAAATGCGCCCGTGAGCGTCGACGGAAAGACCGCGGTCGTCATCGGCGGGACGCGAGGAATCGGACGCGCGATCGCGCTCGGATTCGCCGCGGACGGAGCGGACGTCGTGGCGACGAGCCGATCGCGGGACGCCGTCGCGGACGTCGCGGCGGAGCTCCGCGAGCGCGGCGCGGCAACCGCGGAGCTCACGTGCGACGTGACCGACACCGAATCGATCGAAGCGCTCCGAGACGCCGCTATCGAGACGTTCGGGGGCGTCGACGTCCTCGTCAACTCGGCGGGAGCGGTGGCGACGTCCGCCGTGACGGAGCTGAGCGACGAGGAGTGGCAGCGGGACATCGACGTCTGTCTCACGGGCGTCTTCCGGGCGTGTCGGGCGTTCGGGCGAGCGATGAGCGAGGGGAGCATCATCAACATCTCCTCGATGTCGGCCGACCAGGCCCGCGAGGAACGCGCGGCGTACTGCGCCGCGAAAAGCGGCGTCAACGGGTTGACTCGCGCGGTGGCCGCGGACCTTGCGCCGGACATCCGCGTGAACGCCATCGCGCCCGGGTTCGTCAAGACGGAGATGGCCGGACCGAAGCTGGACGACGGGACGGCGTTCCGCGAGACCGTCGACGAACGGACGCCGATGGAGCGCGTAGCGACGCCCGACGAGATCGCGGGGACGGCCGTCTACCTCGCGAGCGACGCCGCGTCGTTCACGACGGGCGAGATCATCACGGTCGACGGCGGCTACGACGACAGCGCACAGTAA
- a CDS encoding HEAT repeat domain-containing protein, whose protein sequence is MPTDSSELLDGIASESESIPRGGLDEAAVRTALSSADPLIRQRGVAVCETLLERDVDAVRPYLDAIASFAADDNAAIALRAIAVLDAVAESDPAALEGRVTDLVSAVDSDIADVQLTGATALGTLVVSRPDLVAPSARQLIAAVRAAEVDPNGRDFSDVVDDEVTRRTLRNHEEEERNRRIAGRRTLVNVVVATTEAEPESVVAAVEDLVALVDDEDPVVAGGAVDALAELAAADPTAVAPATDRLVACLDRESVVVRARAVRALGHLGDGTVAPKLRAVAARDADDDVRELAAVTAGFLAEPS, encoded by the coding sequence ATGCCGACAGATTCATCGGAGCTACTCGATGGGATCGCTTCCGAGTCGGAATCGATACCCCGCGGTGGCCTCGACGAAGCGGCGGTTCGCACCGCCCTCTCGTCAGCCGATCCGTTGATCCGACAGCGAGGCGTGGCGGTCTGCGAGACCCTTCTGGAAAGGGACGTCGACGCCGTCCGCCCGTACCTCGATGCGATCGCGTCGTTCGCCGCCGACGACAACGCCGCGATCGCACTGCGCGCGATCGCCGTCCTCGACGCCGTCGCCGAAAGCGATCCGGCGGCGCTCGAAGGCCGGGTTACCGACCTCGTCAGTGCCGTCGACAGCGACATCGCGGACGTGCAATTGACCGGTGCGACCGCACTCGGCACGCTCGTCGTGTCGCGACCCGATCTCGTCGCGCCGTCCGCACGGCAGTTGATCGCGGCCGTCCGAGCCGCCGAGGTCGACCCGAACGGTCGGGACTTCAGCGACGTGGTGGACGACGAGGTGACCCGACGAACGCTTCGGAACCACGAGGAAGAAGAGCGAAACCGGCGAATCGCCGGTCGTCGCACGCTCGTCAACGTCGTCGTCGCCACCACCGAAGCGGAACCCGAATCGGTCGTTGCCGCCGTCGAGGACCTCGTCGCGCTGGTGGACGACGAGGACCCGGTCGTCGCCGGCGGCGCCGTCGATGCGCTCGCCGAACTGGCGGCGGCGGACCCGACGGCCGTCGCCCCCGCGACCGATCGTCTGGTCGCCTGTCTCGACCGCGAGAGCGTCGTCGTCCGTGCGCGCGCCGTTCGAGCGCTCGGGCACCTCGGGGACGGAACGGTCGCGCCGAAACTTCGAGCGGTGGCCGCGAGGGACGCCGACGACGACGTTCGGGAACTCGCGGCCGTGACCGCGGGCTTCCTCGCCGAGCCGTCGTGA
- a CDS encoding mannonate dehydratase, translating into MLPPSPDRRWTLARQLGLSTAVVRFWGADEWWTFDSLLRTRNRFADHGLSLDVVEDRPPMTKTVLGREGRDEEIETVKRLLRNMGQAGISVYSWVWTENPVGVVRTADAVPLRGGSRTTAYDHDQAERAPDYPVDVTEAQLWENLEYFLDEIVPVAEEAGVELALHPDDPPAESVHGVPRLVNSVENVARILDLYESPNHGLTFCQGNFAAMGADVPATIRRFGDRIHFVHFRDVEGTAEEFVETWHEAGQTDMLAAMAAYRDVGFDGPIRPDHVPKMLDEGDREEAQAGYTDMGRLFAVGYMKGLLENVRS; encoded by the coding sequence ATGCTCCCGCCGTCCCCCGACCGGCGGTGGACGCTCGCCAGGCAACTCGGGCTGTCGACGGCCGTCGTCCGCTTCTGGGGGGCAGACGAGTGGTGGACGTTCGACTCGCTGCTCCGGACCCGGAACCGGTTTGCGGACCACGGACTGTCGCTCGACGTCGTCGAGGACCGACCGCCGATGACGAAGACGGTGCTCGGTCGGGAGGGACGTGACGAGGAGATCGAGACGGTCAAGCGGCTGCTCCGAAACATGGGCCAGGCCGGTATCAGCGTCTACTCCTGGGTGTGGACGGAGAACCCGGTCGGCGTGGTCCGCACGGCCGACGCCGTTCCCCTCCGGGGCGGCTCTCGAACGACGGCGTACGACCACGACCAGGCGGAACGCGCGCCCGACTACCCGGTCGACGTCACGGAGGCGCAACTGTGGGAGAACCTCGAGTACTTCCTCGACGAGATCGTTCCTGTCGCCGAAGAAGCCGGCGTCGAACTCGCGCTCCACCCCGACGACCCGCCGGCGGAGTCCGTCCACGGCGTCCCCCGACTCGTCAACTCCGTGGAGAACGTCGCGCGGATTCTGGACCTCTACGAGAGCCCGAACCACGGGTTGACGTTCTGTCAGGGGAACTTCGCGGCGATGGGCGCGGACGTTCCCGCGACGATCCGTCGGTTCGGCGACCGAATTCACTTCGTCCATTTCCGCGACGTGGAGGGGACCGCCGAGGAGTTCGTCGAGACGTGGCACGAAGCGGGACAGACCGACATGCTCGCGGCGATGGCGGCCTACCGCGACGTCGGGTTCGACGGCCCGATCCGCCCCGACCACGTTCCGAAGATGCTCGACGAGGGAGATCGCGAGGAAGCGCAGGCCGGTTACACCGATATGGGCCGGCTGTTCGCCGTCGGATACATGAAGGGACTGCTGGAGAACGTGCGCTCCTGA
- the uxaC gene encoding glucuronate isomerase: MGFIDERYLLDTEVAADLYQAITDRPIVDPHTHIDLAAVVENEPWTDVWEVEGATDHYVWQLMRKRGVPEEKITGDADNREKWNALAAVFPDFAGNPTYDWVHLDLKRRFGIQKPLNAETADEIWERTKAALDDPGMRPQAVLREMNVEVLCSSDDPTSRLEYHERAEEEVADVDVRPTWRPDRALKIERPEWSTFVSELDAVTDGDVDRFEGFLDALAETHDYFVDHGCVACDIGMGTDPVSKPVSDERAREVYANARRGASLDEDEIRDYKAYLLDFVGELNNDAGWVTQLHIGAVRDYRESLFETVGQNAGGDVSTQDVDLVSGLDHFLDAFDGEMDIVLYTLDPMHYPSATVVARAYPNVSIGPAWWFNDSPLGIENQLERVAAVDLLANYAGMVSDSRKVVSYGSRFELFRRTLATVVGEMVERGRIPFDNAERLVEHVAYDRPKELYGL; encoded by the coding sequence ATGGGATTCATTGACGAGCGGTATCTCCTCGACACGGAGGTCGCCGCGGACCTGTATCAGGCTATCACCGACCGCCCGATCGTCGATCCGCACACCCATATCGACCTCGCGGCGGTCGTCGAGAACGAGCCCTGGACCGACGTCTGGGAGGTCGAGGGGGCGACCGACCACTACGTCTGGCAGCTCATGCGCAAACGCGGCGTCCCCGAGGAGAAGATCACCGGCGACGCCGACAACCGCGAGAAGTGGAACGCTCTCGCCGCGGTCTTTCCGGACTTCGCGGGGAATCCGACTTACGATTGGGTTCACCTCGACCTAAAGCGGCGGTTCGGGATCCAGAAGCCCCTGAACGCGGAGACGGCCGACGAGATCTGGGAGCGGACCAAGGCGGCACTCGACGACCCGGGGATGCGGCCACAGGCGGTCCTCCGCGAGATGAACGTCGAGGTCCTCTGCAGCAGCGACGACCCGACGTCGCGACTCGAATACCACGAGCGGGCCGAAGAGGAGGTCGCCGACGTCGACGTCCGCCCAACGTGGCGGCCGGACCGGGCGCTGAAGATCGAGCGTCCCGAGTGGTCGACGTTCGTCTCGGAGCTCGACGCGGTGACCGACGGCGACGTCGACCGCTTCGAGGGGTTCCTCGACGCCCTCGCGGAGACGCACGACTACTTCGTCGACCACGGCTGCGTCGCGTGCGACATCGGAATGGGGACCGATCCGGTCTCCAAGCCCGTGAGCGACGAGCGCGCCCGCGAGGTCTACGCGAACGCGCGGCGCGGAGCGAGCCTCGACGAGGACGAAATCCGCGACTACAAGGCGTACCTCCTCGACTTCGTCGGCGAGTTGAACAACGATGCCGGCTGGGTGACCCAACTCCATATCGGCGCGGTTCGCGACTACCGCGAGTCCCTCTTCGAAACCGTCGGCCAGAACGCGGGCGGCGACGTCTCGACGCAGGACGTCGACCTGGTCTCGGGGCTCGATCACTTCCTCGACGCCTTCGACGGCGAGATGGATATCGTCCTCTATACGCTCGATCCGATGCACTACCCGAGCGCGACGGTCGTGGCCCGCGCCTATCCCAACGTGAGCATCGGACCGGCCTGGTGGTTCAACGACAGTCCGCTCGGGATCGAAAACCAACTGGAGCGGGTCGCGGCCGTCGACCTGCTCGCCAACTACGCCGGGATGGTCAGCGACTCCCGGAAAGTCGTCTCCTACGGCTCTCGGTTCGAGCTGTTTCGCCGGACGCTCGCGACCGTCGTCGGTGAGATGGTCGAGCGGGGACGGATCCCCTTCGACAACGCCGAGCGACTCGTCGAACACGTGGCGTACGATCGGCCGAAGGAGCTCTACGGACTGTAG
- a CDS encoding IclR family transcriptional regulator yields the protein MIDPQTGASGKTVGAVERAFSIVDALREAGGMTVSEVAESFDMPSSTAHVYLKTLRSVGYVIKDDGEYRLGLRFFRDGIAVRRENGAYISCESEIDELAAETGEVANLGVEENGQRVLLYQAEGSDAVYDNAPPGEYTNMHWTALGKALLAHRPESYIDDVIDVYGLPAQTDRTITDRDSLAAELERIRDQGYALEDEERRAGIRSVAVPIIVDAGVIGAISLSGPKSRLSDDRIGELLDSLRNTANVVELKYTYT from the coding sequence ATGATCGATCCGCAAACGGGGGCATCGGGAAAGACGGTCGGGGCGGTCGAACGAGCCTTTTCGATCGTCGACGCCCTGCGCGAAGCCGGCGGCATGACGGTCTCGGAAGTCGCCGAGTCGTTCGATATGCCTTCGAGTACGGCCCACGTCTATCTCAAGACCTTACGATCGGTCGGATACGTTATCAAAGACGACGGCGAGTACCGACTCGGCCTGCGATTCTTCCGCGACGGGATCGCCGTTCGGCGGGAGAACGGCGCGTACATCAGTTGCGAGAGCGAGATCGACGAACTCGCGGCGGAGACGGGCGAGGTTGCGAACCTCGGCGTCGAGGAGAACGGACAGCGGGTCCTCCTCTACCAGGCCGAAGGCAGCGACGCGGTCTACGACAACGCACCGCCTGGCGAGTACACGAATATGCACTGGACGGCGCTCGGAAAGGCGCTCCTCGCCCACCGCCCGGAATCCTACATCGACGACGTCATCGACGTTTACGGGCTGCCGGCGCAGACGGACCGGACGATCACCGACCGGGACTCGCTCGCGGCGGAACTGGAACGGATTCGAGACCAGGGATACGCGCTGGAAGACGAGGAACGCCGAGCGGGAATCCGATCCGTCGCCGTTCCAATCATAGTGGATGCCGGCGTTATCGGAGCGATCTCCCTCTCCGGTCCGAAGAGCAGGCTCAGCGACGATCGAATCGGCGAACTGCTGGATTCGCTTCGAAACACGGCCAACGTGGTCGAATTGAAGTACACGTACACCTAA
- a CDS encoding ABC transporter permease, with protein MNYYLKRTIQIPLTILAVATLTFGLIRLLPGGPFTQLRIQLLQQGVPAEQVDARIEALQNIRPDAPLWQQYLDYLIGVVQLDLGQSISLNEPVMDVLARSLPWTVFLVVTSTILMFVVGVVIGALQAYWEGSRFDRLASGGSIFLMSVPYYIFAVLFLFFLAFQLQLFPTGNAVDRGVDASLSPAYLSSVLRHAALPILAFTISGIGSTALNMRGNGIQVLGEEFVEVARLRGLSNSRIATRYVARNAILPMYTGLLLLIGFRLGGTVVLEEIFSYPGLGYYMIQAVNANDYPLMMGCFLVITVTLVVAVYVADLTYGLIDPRITAGDSNEY; from the coding sequence ATGAACTACTACCTCAAACGGACGATACAGATCCCGTTAACGATCCTCGCAGTGGCGACGCTTACCTTCGGCCTGATCCGACTGCTTCCCGGCGGTCCGTTCACGCAGTTACGAATCCAACTGCTCCAACAGGGCGTTCCCGCCGAGCAGGTCGATGCGCGTATCGAGGCGCTGCAGAACATCAGGCCGGACGCACCGCTTTGGCAACAGTACCTCGACTATCTGATCGGGGTCGTCCAACTGGACCTCGGCCAGTCGATCTCGCTCAACGAACCCGTCATGGACGTGCTGGCCCGATCGCTTCCCTGGACCGTCTTCCTCGTCGTGACGTCGACGATATTGATGTTCGTCGTCGGCGTGGTGATCGGCGCGCTCCAGGCGTACTGGGAAGGGTCGCGATTCGACCGGCTCGCCTCCGGCGGGTCGATCTTCCTGATGTCGGTTCCGTACTACATCTTCGCGGTGCTTTTCCTGTTTTTCCTGGCGTTTCAACTCCAGCTGTTTCCGACCGGGAACGCCGTCGACCGAGGCGTCGACGCCTCGCTCAGTCCCGCGTACCTCTCGAGCGTGCTCCGCCACGCTGCGTTACCCATCCTGGCGTTTACGATCAGCGGCATCGGATCGACGGCGCTCAACATGCGTGGGAACGGGATTCAAGTGCTCGGCGAAGAGTTCGTCGAAGTCGCCAGGCTTCGCGGCCTCTCAAATAGTCGCATCGCCACTCGGTACGTCGCCAGAAACGCCATCCTGCCGATGTATACGGGACTGCTCCTGTTGATCGGGTTCCGTCTCGGCGGCACCGTCGTGCTCGAGGAAATCTTCTCGTACCCCGGGCTCGGCTACTACATGATCCAGGCGGTGAACGCGAACGACTACCCGCTCATGATGGGATGTTTCCTCGTCATCACGGTCACGCTCGTCGTCGCGGTCTACGTCGCCGACCTGACGTACGGACTGATCGATCCGCGCATCACGGCAGGTGATTCGAATGAGTACTGA